In one window of Methanosarcina vacuolata Z-761 DNA:
- a CDS encoding CatA-like O-acetyltransferase translates to MKTKIGFLLRCFNFKTFIFAVTKTLLHTYFENKEKAQPIFDWGKYQEREGKFMMPFAVQVHHAFVDGIHIGKLADKLQKYPDEV, encoded by the coding sequence TTGAAAACGAAAATTGGATTCTTATTGAGGTGTTTTAATTTTAAGACTTTTATATTTGCTGTTACAAAGACACTTTTGCACACGTATTTTGAAAATAAGGAAAAAGCGCAGCCAATATTTGATTGGGGGAAATATCAGGAAAGAGAAGGCAAATTTATGATGCCGTTTGCAGTCCAGGTTCATCATGCATTTGTTGATGGTATTCATATTGGCAAACTTGCGGATAAGCTGCAGAAATACCCAGATGAAGTGTAG
- a CDS encoding pentapeptide repeat-containing protein → MSTVVVLLLSTATQATEYRDVKAEEILKQIENREEVNLTNCHITGEFNVSTIKLETVPNPYFYKLLNEGYGQKTIISYGVNENSSVIKSNITIKNSTFDTYTDFSNVLFNNSVSFEGTNFFTVNFCGSTFNNYADFSNASFDKFCNFWGVNFGNNATFRDVIFGNSANFGSAIFSNNATFINTTFNDYTDFSNASFGNSTNFRDATFDDYTDFSNANFDGITYFSNTHFGDFTDFSDAKFCNFGNFTWVNLGNNTTFIDTIFGNSANFSNANFGNNVNLWNATFDNYTDFYNTTFDSSANFMDVNFGNYSNFQDAQFGDSIKFSWTNFGNYSNFQYAQFGDSIKFSWTNFGNSVTFSEANFGNSADFSNANFGNFMNFQSVRFGKFATFIDIRFTDTIKFIVPDASENIITDGKTCSLFRKNYDSETRYKDADNIYYNYRIHDQERKSRRDISKWIDFICWIICGYGLRPWNAIMCGFGIIGFFSIVYANPIIYKKIPIPLPHISLKRSNRLIPFIDFKNSTILKIYIPVSWNISWEKTSDRVVTVKFQEPAIVNGCNQRQKVSTRDIVSYSIRTFLFMNNGKWYNRDNFGKWVIAEGVLGWSILGILMATITKLIIRI, encoded by the coding sequence TTGTCAACCGTAGTAGTTCTCTTATTATCTACAGCAACTCAGGCAACCGAATATAGAGATGTTAAAGCGGAAGAAATATTAAAACAGATTGAAAATAGAGAAGAGGTGAATCTTACAAACTGCCACATAACTGGTGAATTTAACGTAAGTACAATTAAACTTGAAACTGTCCCAAACCCATATTTTTATAAATTATTGAATGAAGGGTATGGCCAAAAAACTATTATTTCTTATGGAGTAAATGAAAATTCAAGTGTTATTAAAAGCAATATTACAATAAAAAATTCAACTTTTGATACTTATACAGATTTCTCAAATGTTTTATTTAATAATTCTGTTTCTTTTGAGGGAACAAATTTTTTCACTGTTAACTTTTGTGGTTCAACTTTTAACAATTATGCAGACTTCTCTAATGCAAGTTTTGATAAATTTTGCAATTTCTGGGGGGTGAATTTTGGCAATAATGCTACCTTTAGAGACGTGATTTTTGGTAATTCTGCGAATTTTGGGAGTGCGATTTTTAGCAATAATGCTACCTTTATAAATACAACCTTCAATGATTATACAGACTTCTCTAATGCAAGTTTTGGTAATTCTACGAATTTTAGAGATGCAACCTTTGACGATTATACAGACTTCTCTAATGCGAATTTTGATGGTATTACATACTTCTCTAATACGCATTTTGGTGATTTTACAGACTTTTCCGATGCGAAATTTTGTAATTTTGGTAATTTTACATGGGTGAATTTGGGCAATAATACTACCTTTATAGATACGATTTTTGGTAATTCTGCTAACTTCTCTAATGCGAATTTTGGTAATAATGTAAACTTATGGAATGCAACTTTTGACAATTATACAGACTTCTATAATACAACTTTTGATAGTTCTGCAAACTTTATGGATGTAAATTTTGGCAATTATTCCAATTTTCAGGATGCGCAATTTGGGGACTCTATAAAATTCTCTTGGACAAATTTTGGCAATTATTCCAATTTTCAGTATGCGCAATTTGGGGACTCTATAAAATTCTCTTGGACAAATTTTGGCAATTCTGTTACTTTCTCTGAGGCTAATTTTGGTAATTCTGCTGATTTCTCTAATGCGAACTTTGGTAATTTTATGAATTTTCAAAGTGTGCGGTTTGGCAAATTTGCTACCTTCATTGATATACGTTTTACCGATACTATCAAATTCATAGTGCCAGATGCATCTGAAAATATAATAACTGACGGAAAAACATGCTCATTGTTCAGGAAAAACTACGATAGTGAAACACGATATAAAGACGCAGACAACATATATTACAACTATCGGATACATGACCAAGAAAGAAAGAGTAGGAGAGATATTTCAAAATGGATTGATTTTATTTGCTGGATTATCTGTGGCTATGGTCTAAGACCCTGGAATGCTATTATGTGTGGTTTTGGAATTATAGGTTTCTTTTCTATTGTGTATGCAAATCCTATTATATACAAAAAAATACCTATCCCTTTACCCCATATATCATTAAAAAGAAGCAATAGGTTAATACCTTTTATAGATTTTAAAAACTCTACAATTTTGAAGATATATATTCCTGTATCTTGGAATATATCATGGGAAAAAACAAGTGATCGAGTAGTAACTGTTAAATTTCAAGAACCTGCTATTGTAAATGGTTGTAATCAGAGGCAAAAGGTATCTACACGTGATATTGTTAGCTATAGTATTAGAACATTCCTTTTTATGAACAATGGAAAATGGTACAATCGAGATAATTTCGGAAAATGGGTCATTGCTGAAGGAGTTCTTGGCTGGAGTATTCTGGGGATTCTTATGGCAACTATTACCAAGTTGATTATAAGGATTTAA